One Trichoderma atroviride chromosome 7, complete sequence DNA segment encodes these proteins:
- a CDS encoding uncharacterized protein (EggNog:ENOG41), translating to MTAVRDIQEMDNPERLRYFRVIDQLRGFGINEDLPLPQIVVVGDQSSGKSSLLEGLTGLSFPIASDLCTRFATQIVLHRTPGEKALVKASIVPGPSSLNDEAQKRRLLEFDMQMNADELSGPKFAWVLDEAAEYMGLPNSDGQDIEKMTKRFSDDILRIEISGPDQHHLSVVDVPGLFHNPTKYQTREDLSVIRGLIETYTTDARTIILAVMDARNNLANQEVFKMARAADPAGIRTVGIITKCDALQSGDENGVLNIAQNSVEQLQHGWFVVRNRSTKEIQEGVTILERHENERRFFQQAPWSALPKDRVGVKALKPFLGQLLYEHIRREFPALVKEIEDLYRETQRKVEALGASRQTAAEQRQYLTRLANRYQRNVEDSLGGNYAADLDTKSQLKLRMHLRDLADQFEKDLRSKGHTFPFQQPDGSVDADYLDQDFDPEVQDIMGWIHERYRDARGAELPGTVNPTLLINLFRQQTVQWEQIAGGYLEQVFQLITEYSQLETCRTEEDKSIRASLESSILSRIESTKMSARSQLMGLLNDERGGILQTVNHYFAETLENIRQERVIARVQALGFQDGQTYTVDLGKLTGAIHLSNEDQAVNDIHDVLKAYYKVAIKRFGDYVVVSVVERLMGDQGALKFFSSEHVGGLSDIQLAEMAAESYTTSAARVELEHRCQRYREALHVAKSV from the exons ATGACGGCAGTACGGGATATACAGGAAATGGATAACCCAGAACGCCTTCGATACTTCCGCGTGATCGATCAACTTCGCGGTTTTGGGATCAATGAAGATCTGCCGCTTCCACAG ATTGTTGTGGTTGGGGATCAATCTAGTGGGAAGTCATCACTCCTTGAAGGTCTCACGGGTCTCTCGTTCCCTATTGCCTCAGACCTCTGTACGCGTTTTGCAACGCAAATTGTACTGCATCGTACGCCAGGGGAAAAAGCTTTGGTCAAAGCTTCCATTGTGCCTGGCCCCTCCAGTCTGAATGATGAAGCTCAAAAGAGGCGACTGCTGGAGTTTGATATGCAGATGAATGCTGATGAGCTTAGCGGACCTAAATTTGCTTGGGTTTTAGATGAG GCCGCTGAATATATGGGATTGCCCAATTCTGATGGACAAGATATTGAGAAAATGACGAAGCGTTTCTCTGACGACATTCTACGCATCGAAATCTCCGGACCAGATCAACATCATTTGAGCGTGGTGGATGTGCCGGGGCTGTTTCACA ATCCTACTAAGTATCAGACTCGGGAAGACTTGTCTGTTATTCGGGGACTCATCGAGACCTACACAACAGATGCGAGGACAATCATTCT GGCAGTAATGGATGCACGAAACAATTTGGCAAATCAAGAGGTCTTCAAGATGGCTCGCGCAGCGGATCCTGCAGGTATTCGTACCGTTGGCATCATTACCAAGTGCGATGCGTTGCAATCTGGAGATGAAAATGGG GTCCTCAACATCGCACAGAATAGTGTAGAGCAGCTTCAACATGGGTGGTTTGTTGTGCGGAACAGGTCGACTAAAGAGATACAAGAAGGTGTAACAATTCTTGAACGTCATGAAAACGAAAGACGATTCTTTCAACAAGCTCCTTGGAGTGCACTGCCAAAAGACCGAGTAGGTGTGAAGGCTTTGAAGCCTTTCCTGGGTCAATTGTTATATGAACACATTCGTCGTGAATTCCCTGCCCTTGTCAAGGAAATCGAAGATCTCTATAGAGAGACGCAGCGGAAAGTGGAAGCGCTTGGAGCCTCTCGCCAAACTGCGGCAGAGCAGCGACAGTACTTGACGCGTCTGGCAAATCGGTACCAACGCAATGTGGAAGACTCTCTTGGGGGAAACTATGCCGCAGATCTCGATACTAAGAGTCAATTAAAGCTACGGATGCATCTTCGTGATTTGGCAGATCAATTCGAGAAAGATCTTCGGTCGAAAGGACACACGTTTCCTTTCCAGCAGCCTGATGGATCAGTCGATGCGGATTACCTTGACCAGGATTTTGACCCAGAAGTTCAAGACATTATGGGATGGATTCACGAAAGATACAGAGACGCTCGCGGTGCAGAATTGCCTGGCACGGTTAATCCGACCCTTCTGATCAATTTATTCCGACAGCAAACTGTTCAATGGGAACAAATAGCTGGTGGTTATCTCGAACAAGTATTCCAACTCATTACGGAGTATTCTCAGTTGGAGACTTGTCGAActgaagaagacaaatcAATTCGCGCCTCTTTGGAATCCTCAATACTTTCCCGCATTGAGTCCACCAAAATGTCGGCCAGGAGTCAGCTCATGGGTCTATTAAATGATGAACGAGGCGGAATTTTACAAACTGTGAACCATTATTTCGCCGAAACACTTGAAAATATCCGTCAAGAGCGCGTCATTGCTCGTGTGCAAGCTCTTGGCTTTCAAGATGGCCAGACTTATACTGTCGATCTAGGAAAGCTTACTGGCGCTATACATCTGAGTAACGAAGACCAAGCTGTCAATGACATTCACGATGTATTGAAAGCTTACTATAAGGTGGCTATCAAAAGGTTCGGAGATTACGTGGTGGTCTCGGTGGTCGAGAGATTAATGGGCGACCAAGGAGCGCTCAAATTCTTTTCTTCGGAACACGTTGGAGGTCTATCTGATATACAGCTGGCGGAGATGGCTGCAGAAAGCTATACCACTTCGGCCGCAAGGGTGGAGCTCGAGCACCGGTGCCAGAGGTACCGTGAAGCCCTTCATGTGGCCAAAAGCGTCTAA